One window from the genome of Ascaphus truei isolate aAscTru1 unplaced genomic scaffold, aAscTru1.hap1 HAP1_SCAFFOLD_271, whole genome shotgun sequence encodes:
- the CD2BP2 gene encoding CD2 antigen cytoplasmic tail-binding protein 2 has product MSKRKVTFQDGPEDEEPNKKRLPDTPGGPGSRFKGKHSLDSDEEDDEEEAEGCDSTKYNMLSTDDVEGQESATLESEGGVRITPFNLDEEMEEGHFDSEGNYFLRKEEQVRDNWLENIDWPLYGPFTSCQMQDWVDQGYFPEGVYCRRTDNTGAQFYNSLRIDFDLYV; this is encoded by the exons ATGTCCAAGAGGAAGGTGACCTTTCAGGACGGACCCGAAGATGAAGAGCCCAACAAGAAACGG CTCCCAGACACCCCGGGGGGACCCGGTAGTCGCTTTAAGGGGAAGCACTCTCTGGACAGTGATGAGGAAGACGACGAGGAGGAAGCTGAAGGTTGCGACTCTACAAAGTACAACATGCTGTCAACTGACGACGTAGAGG GGCAGGAGAGCGCCACCCTGGAGTCAGAGGGGGGGGTGCGGATCACGCCCTTTAACCTGGAtgaggagatggaggaggggcaCTTCGATTCGGAGGGGAACTATTTCCTGCGGAAGGAGGAGCAGGTCCGGGACAACTGGCTGGAGAATATCgactgg CCTCTGTACGGCCCCTTCACCAGCTGCCAGATGCAG gactgggtggaTCAGGGCTACTTCCCGGAGGGGGTGTACTGCCGCCGGACAGACAACACGGGGGCGCAGTTCTACAACTCTCTACGGATAGACTTTGATCTGTATGTGTGA